The Streptomyces sp. NBC_00454 DNA segment TCCCCGGTCAGTAGCCGGTCCATCGCAGCACGGATGGATGTCTCATTGCGGTTGCGGGTGTCTTCGGTGATGCGGGGCATCTCATTCCTCTCCGAGTCCGGTGTTGGCCGCGATGATCTCGTTGACGATCTGCTGGGCCCGCTCGAGCTCGGGCTGCAGCCGTGCCTTCTCCGCCTTCGGGAACCGGGGGTTGTCCAGGAAGACCGTGTTGCTGGCTGCTGTGCTCTCCCACACCGGCAGGTGGCACGGATGGTGGGTGGCCTGCGGACAGCGGGCCGAGTCACACATCCCGGCCAGCGGCTTGGTTGCGTTCGGCGTCCCGGCGAGCTTGAGGCACAGGGCCCTGGACGGATCCCGGAACCAGCAGTAGTTCGCCGCCTGCACATGCAGACTCTTGGCCTGCTGCTTCAGCAGCATCTCGAGACGGCGGTCGCTGTCGAGAACGGCCGCCGGCCCCGGCCGGTGCTCTTTGAGTGCATCGTCGATGTGCTCGAACGCCTTGATCAGATCTCGCGCTCCCGGCCCCGCCGGCATCTTCCCGTCTCGGTAGTCGCGGTATGCAGCTTCCGTCAGTTCGAGGTGGTGTTCTTCCTGAGCCCGCTCGACTTCCGCCAGGAGGGCCCCCTGGGAGCCGCCGGGCTTGTGGGCGTACCCCTCGGTGGTGACCACCGACACGTGCTTGAGGTGGACTTTGGCAGCGAGCAGGCCGCCAGGACGGTAGGCCAAGGTCAGAGCCAGGGTCCGCCGGAGCATTCGCCCGTTGACAGGACCGGCAGGGATCGGAGCGAGACCGAGCCGCTGGCCGCCAGGACCGTTGACCCAGTCTCGGAGACGCCCATGAAGGAAGTCGGTGGGGGACATGGGGAAGACCTGACCGTCGTCGGCGGCCTGATTGAGGCGGGCTGCCAGCTGCACGGCGCGATAGGCCGGCTCGAGGACCACCCACTCTGCCTGGACACCACCCAGATCATGGCCCTTGATCAGCCGGGATGTGAGCCGGAACCGCTGGGTGTCTCCGGAGATGGTGACCGGGGCCTGCGGAGAGAGCGGCGTGAGCTCGTCGAGTTCGCTGGCCCGCATACCGCTGATCGAGGCGACAAGGATGCGGCAGGCGGCCAAGACAAGAAAGGCCAGGTCCCTCAACTGCTGCCCAGTCAACGGCAAAGTCCACGGCACCAGCACCTGATCGTCATACCGGGAGACAGGTGTCGCATCACGCGCGTAGGCGCCCGCAATGCCCACCTTCGCCACGGCGTCCTCGAGCATCGGACGAACAGACTCGACCAGCCGGTAAGGGAAGGCGGAGTAGTTCATCCGCTCGTTGATCAGACGACTCACGTGGACGCGGACCAGCGGATCCTCCGGGTCCGCCCCTCCGCCGATACGTTTGGTCAGCAGCCGGCCATCCAGTTCCGGCAGCGGCTGCCCCCGGCGCACGTAGGAGGCGACAACCTGGGAGAACGTCGCACCGGCCGCCGGAGAGATGCCCCGCATGGTGGACGAGGACCGGTTCTCAACCTCGTTAAGGAGCCGTTCGAACTCAACGGCGACCAAAGGGCCAAGCGTCTCGGTGAGATAGAGAGCGGCAGCGACGGTCGGCTGGAACACCTCCTCGGCCACGGCCGGCACGGAGTTCTCCTGCTTGTTCTTCCAGCCCGCCACGTCCGTGAGAGCCAGCCCCGGCCACGGTGCAAATCCCGGCCGGTATGCGGCCTTGCTGAACAGCTCCCGATAGAGGGCCAGATTCCGAACGGGCTGCAGGATCGTCAGCATCGTGCCGGCACTGATCGGCCCCGTGCCGCGGGTTGGGTGCTTCCGCTCCATGCGCATCACGCGGTAGACATCGCAATGCTCCTGCATCACCGCGGTGAGATCAGAGATGCCCTGGGCGGTCAGGAAGTTCAGCCACCGAACCAGCTGGACACAGTAGTTGAAGCAGCTGGTCGGCTTGTAGGTGGTTCGGGCTGCGTCCGGCAGCGCCAGGACGAGCTCGTGATCCGGGACGGCCAGGGCAAAGATGTACTCCTTCGCCGTGAGGCGGAACGCAGGGTCGATGATCGCGCGGAAGTCCAGCCGTCTGGTGTTGGACCTGGCGCTCTTGGGCATGTCCCGCAGCCCGGTTAGGTCCCAGAAGTCCTCGTCGAAGTTCGGCCTGGGCCCGCCGGGCAAGACCTCCCAGCCCGCTGCACGGCACACATCCAACCCGGCGAATGGTGAGGCGGCCGCCCACTGGGCAGGTATCGGCCCGGCGGGCATCACCACGACGGCACGACGCGGGGCGGTCACAGGCTCATCTCCTCGGGCCGCAGGGGGAGCTCGGCATCGATGTCGTCGACCTCGGTGGAGGCCGATTGAAGTACCCGGGGCTGGAACCGGGGCAGGATCTCGTGGTCGAGCCGGTCCGCGTACGGGGCGAAGACGGCCAGGAACTGGTCAACAGTCATTTGCCGGGACTGCCGGGCAAAGTACGCCTTCAGTCGCAGCAGGTTCGACGCGTGCCGCGGCAGGAACACCGACAACGGGCACAACAGGCACACCCAGGGCCGCGCGGGACACGGCTTGCCCTTCGGCCCGTGCAGGCCGGCGAGCTGGTTCGAGCATGCGGCGGTGAACACGTCCATCTCACCGCCGAGCAACTCAGCCATGGAGCCTTCGTCCAGACCCAGCCGGGCCAGCTCCTGTGGCACTGCGGCCGCGAACTGTGCCGCCTGTTCCTCATCCATCACGATCGGAGGACGTGAACGCCGCAGAACGTCGCCCTGAGCGTCCTCGATGATCGCCTCTACCGCCTCAGCTTGCGCCGGGGTGGTGGTCGAGACGTAGTGGCTGCCCTCCACTGTCGTTGTGTGGTTGGGGTCGATCCTGGTACGTCCGGTCCAGCCGCGACGGGCGAGCATATTGTGATAGGTCGTACGGATCCGCCCAGCGTGGAGCATCAGCCGGTCACCGTCATCTGTTCGCAGGTCGAGCTCGACAGCCACTTCCTTGCGAGCCTTCTTGCCGCTCGCGTGCGACGTGATGGGCGAGAGCACCCCAAGCCTGCTGCTGGGCTGGCCAGGCAGAGACTCGCTGTTCAAGCTGATCCACACATGCTCGGCGCACTCGGGAGGAGCGAACTTTCGAAGAGGCTCAACCAGTTCCAGCCACGCGTCGAGCAGTCGGATCGCTCGGGAGGGAAGGCTGACGCCTTCCGGGCCGCGACGGTTCTTCACGTAGTCCATCAGCAACGTGCGGTCGCCGGCCCACGTGAAGTCCTCCAGACCCAGACCCCGGATGCCGTCCGGTACCACCCCGCTGTAGACACCGAACAAGGTTCGCACCGTGTACGCCGCACGGACCGACGGGAACAGCGCCGAGCGCACTGCGACGTACTGAGCCCCGATTCCCCCACGGAATGCATCGACCTTCACACCCAGCGCGGCCGCAGCATCCTTGACCTTCAACGGCCCCTGGTCCAGAAGCAGGACAGCGAAGTTCTGTCGATTCACCCCACCGTTGGTCGAATCCGGGCCGATCGCCGCCAGAGCCAGAGCTTCACGGTGACCTGCCAGCATCTCCCTGACCCGCGCCCGCAAACGCGACTCGAGCTGGCGCCACTCGTCATCCGTGTACGGATCGAGCGGCTTTCCGCTGAAGGGCTGCTTGACGGGACGCCCGGCCAGATGCTCCCGCAGGGCTGGATCTACTCGCTCTCCACACCCCAGCAGCAGCATGCGCGTCCGCTGCACCCGCGTGCCGGTGGCAGACATCCAATACCGGAGCATGAGCGGCTTGGTCAGGTCCTCCACCCCTCCCCGGAAGCCGCCATCGTGCAGCTCGTCGACCATCCGGCGAATCGTGGACGCGTACTGGACCGCGCCGATACGACGGGTGACGCTGCCCAGCGGGTGGATCAGCTGGACCATCCCGAGCGCGAGGTCCTCGGCGAGCTTGGGATTCGATGACTTGTCCAGCCGCGCCGTCCAAGTGGTTTGGTTGGGGAACGTGCACTCCACTCGCAGCGGATCGTGTTCAACGCGGGTCACCATGCTTCGTCCGTCCCTTCGTCATCGAACTCGGCGGCAGCCTCCGCGGCCGCCTCCCCGTTCTGGTCGGATCCGCGGTAGAAGTCGCGGTAGATCCGGTGGACATCCAGACGCTGGAGGTAAATCTCCGTGGTGGTCACACTCGTGTGTCCGAGCAGGTCACGCAGGACCAGCATCGGATCCTGTTTGGTGAGATAGAGCGCGAGAGCTGCGTCCTCGTTTGCGTCTGAGATCAAAGCGGCGGCCCGCGCGTAGTGACCCTTGACCAGCCTCTCCAGCGTGGCCATGGCGAAGGTGTGCCGGAGCAGGTGCGGAGTCACGATGGGGAAGCGGGACTCGAAGTCACGCCTGATGCGAATGGATGTGCGGCGGAAGGTCGTTGCCCAGTCGATGAACGGGCTGCCGTCCGACTGAACAGCAGTGATCGCTGTGGTGCCCTCCGGCGTCACCAGCCGCAACCGCTCGTTCAGTGTCAGCTTCCGCCATGACACCCTTCGGCCGCCGATCCTCGCGCCCTCCCAGTCCGGCGCCGAGATGACCAGTGGTGGCCCCAACCGAGGATCCGGGACGTGCTCCCGTCCAGCCAGAACGGCCGCCCGGTCCAGCTCGAGGTACTGCCCGAACTCTGACAGTGCCTTGTAACTCGCCCAAGTCTCACGGGCCTTCTTGCCCTTGGTGATCTGCGCGGCCAGCGGGAACCGGACCGGAACCGCACTGCGGCGAGCCGGAAGGCCAGGAAGCTCGTACGTCAGCAAGTGGGTGAACTCCTGGGCACGCAGCCCGCTCGAGATCACCAGCCGGCCCATGGCTGCGTTGCGCCCCAGGTGACGGCCGCGGAAGCCGTCCGGTTCTCCATCCGGGCGAAGACCAGCCAGAGCACGCAGAAACGTCTGCCGGAAGTCGACATCGAGGTACTTGACCTTCGCGTGGGCCTTCGCCTTCCGCAGTGTCGCCGTGTTCCGGCGCGTCTGCTGCACACCAGCGTCCGTGTATCGCCGAACGATTGCGTACGTGAAGGGCTGAACAGGGCAGAAGCCCTGGTCAACGGCCCACGTGTAGAACCGGGCCACGGTGTTCACGTTGAGGTTCCACGTGTCCTCCTCCCACCGTGCAGCAAGCGGGCCCGAGAACCGGTACTCGGAGAAGGAACTCAATGCCGACCGCAGCTCGTCACGGTCAGCGAAGGGGGCGACGCCCCGCTCGGCCAAGAACTCCAGCCAGCTGCGGAGGGCTTGGGCATACGTCTTCCACGTCAGACGACCCGGGGCCCCACTGACCGGAAGTTCCCGGAGCCACAGGTTCGCGATCGCCGCCGGCCGCAAATTCCCGTTCTCCTCCAGGAGCAGATCCTCGTCGATGAGCACGGGCATGCCCTCCGGAATTAATGGCTGTCTTCCAAGGCCCCACGTAGCCCAGTCATTTGAGCTGTAGAAGGTCAGATGCATGCCTTGAACACTACGTATCCGACACAGTTGAGTGCAACGGATATCAAGAGTTTTCCATGAGGGGTTGAGCTACTTAAGAGACACGGAAACTAAGCAAGGATTCCTTCGGAATACGCGATGGGGACGATCGCGGCCTGTGCATTCGCGGCGGTTCTGTACAAGGTGGTGACGAGTGAAGTGGTCTCCACGGCACTCCAGTCGACCATCGGGAAGGCACTCGATGCGCCGTTCTGACCGGGGATATGTGACGGCGGAGGCGGCCCTGGTGATTCCGGCGCTGGTGCTGTTCGCGACGCTGCTGGTGTGGGCGCTGATGGCGGCCGCCGCGCAGATCCGGTGTGTGGACGCGGCTCGGGCCGGTGCCCGGGCGGCGGCCCGGTCGGAACCGGAGGGCGAGGCGGTGGCGGTGGCCGAGGCGGCCGCCCCGCCCGGGGCGCGGGTGGAGTTGTCGCGCACGGGCGACCTCTGGCGGATCCAGGTATCGGCCCCCGCCCCGGGCCCGGCCGCCCTGCCGCTCCGCCTCACCGCCCAGGCCGCGGCCCTGGCCGAAGACTCCGTAGGCCCGCCGTCATGACCGGGGCACGGCAGCGGGCGCGGGACCGGGCGCGGGCGCGGGACCGAGACCGGGGGTCGGCGCCTAACCGGGACCGGGACCGGGGGTCGGCGACGGTGTGGGGCGTCGTGGCGGCGACCGTGCTGGTGGCGGTGTTCGGCGGGGTGCTGCTGCTCGGGCAGGCCGTCGTGGCCCGCCACCGGGCCGCGGCGGCCGCGGACCTGGCGGCCCTCGCCGCTGCGGCGACCTGGGCCCACGGCCCGGAGGCCGCCTGCGCCACGGCGATACGGGTGGCGGTGGCGCAGGGGGCTCGGGTCACCGGGTGCGTGGTGTCGGGCGAGGTCGCGGAGATCCGGGCCCGCGCCCCGACGGGCCCCTTCGCACCGGAACTGGGCTCCCGCGCGGGCCCGCCGCCGGCCGCGGAGCCCGGGTGAGGCGGTGGCTCAGACCAGGGGTCACAGGCGTACCGAGGCGGTGGTGCCGGACGAGGTGGTCGAGGTTCCCTCGCCGAGGGCGTTCGGGGCTCCGGAGGGCGGGAGGGGGTGGGCGATCTGGCCGGTCACGGTCAGGGTGTGCGCGTCGAGAAGCCAGTGGCGGACGTCGCCGTACTCCTCGTCGCTCTCGGTGGTACCGGCTAGGGGGTGTCCGCGTCCAGGAAGCCGCCCTCGTAGTCCCAGCGCACCGGCCGCCCGGCGACACCCCGGCACTCCGCCGCCCACCGACGCCCCGGCCGCCCCGGCCGCCCACCGGCGCCCCGGCCGCCCACCGGCGCCCCGGCCGCCCACCGGCGCCCCGGCCGGCTGCTGGCCGGGGTTGCCGCGCACGGCTGACCTACCGGGCCCGCCGGAGCTGCCCCGCCCGCCCCGGCCCCGCTCTGCCAGGAGGCCAGCGGGGAGGCCGGGGGCCACGGGGCCCCGGGGGTCACGGCGTGGGGGCGTCTTTGAGGAGGTGGGTGAGGAGGCGGATGGCGCCGCGTTTGTGGAGGGGGTCGTTGCCGTTGCCGCATTTCGGGGACTGGATGCAGGACGGGCAGCCCGCCTCGCACTCGCAGGCGGCGATCGCGTCGCGGGTCGCCGTCAGCCAGGCGCGGGCCGTGTGGAAGGCGCGCTCCGCGAAACCGGCTCCGCCCGGGTGGCCGTCGTAGACGAAGACCGTCGGGAGGAGGGTGTCGGGATGCAGCGGGACGGAGACCCCGCCGATGTCCCAGCGGTCGCAGGTGGCGAAGAGCGGGAGCAGGCCGATGGAGGCGTGCTCGGCGGCGTGCAGGGCGCCGCCGAGGATCTCCGGGTTGATCCGGGCCTCGTCCAGCTGGTCCTCGGTCACCGTCCACCACACGGCCCGGGTGCGCAGGGTGCGGGGAGGCAGGTCCAGTTTGGCCTCGCCCAGGACCTCTCCGGTGATCAGTTTGCGGCGCAGGTACGAGACCACCTGGTTGGTGACCTCCACGGAGCCGAAGCAGAGCCGGGCCCGGCCCCAGGCGATCTCCGTCTCGGTCTCCAGGACGGAGATGGCGGTGGTGTCGCGGGCCGTCGTGGAGAAGGGCGGGTTCGCCTCCTCCACCAGGGCCACCGAGTCCTCCAGGTCCAGGTGCTTCACGAGGTACGTGCGGCCCTGGTGGAGGTGGACGGCGCCGTCGTGGACGGCCGTGTGCGAGGCCTCCTCGTCGACCGTGCCCAGCAGCCGGCCGGTGGAGGCCTCCACGATCTGCACCGGGCGGCCGCCGCCGCCCCGGATGTCGGTGAGGTCCGAGGCCCGTTCCCGGCGGGTCCAGTGCCAGGCCGTCGCCCGGCGCCGCAGCAGTTTGGCCGCCTCGAGCTGCGGGAGGAGCTCGCGCGCCGCCGGGCCGAAGAGGTCCAGGTCCGGCTCCGTCAGGGGCAGCTCGGCCGCCGCCGCGCACAGGTGGGGGGCCAGGACGTACGGGTTGTCGGGGTCCAGGACGGTGGCCTCCACCGGCTGCTGGAAGAGGGCCTCGGGGTGGTGGACCAGGTAGGTGTCCAGCGGGTCGTCGCGGGCGATCAGCACCGCCAGCGCGCCGTGGCCCGAGCGCCCGGCCCGGCCGGCCTGCTGCCAGAGGGAGGCGCGGGTGCCGGGGTAGCCGGTGATCAGGACCGCGTCGAGGCCGGAGACGTCCACGCCCAGCTCCAGGGCGGTCGTGGCGGCCAGGCCGAGCAGCTCGCCGGAGTGCAGGGCCCTCTCCAGGGCCCGGCGCTCCTCTGGCAGGTAGCCGCCGCGGTAGGCCGCGACGCGCCCGGGCAGGGAGCGGTCGACGGCGGCGAGCTTCTCCTGGGCGATCACCGCGATCAGCTCGGCCCCGCGCCGGGAGCGGACGAAGGCGACCGTGCGGACGCCCTGGACGACCAGGTCCGTCAGGAGGTCGGCGGTTTCGGCGGTGGCCGTACGGCGTACGGGCGCGCCCTTCTCGCCCTTGAGGTCGGTCAGGGGCGGCTCCCACAGGGCGAAGACGACCTCGCCGCGCGGGGAGGCGTCGTCGGCCACCTCGACCACCGGCAGGCCCGTCAGACGGGACGCTGCGGCCGCCGGATCGCTCGCGGTGGCCGAGGCCAGCAGGAAGACGGGATCGGAGCCGTAGCGGGCGCACAGCCGCCGCAGGCGGCGCAGGACCTGGGCGACGTGGGAGCCGAAGACGCCGCGGTAGGTGTGGCACTCGTCGATCACGACGTAGCGCAGCGCCCGCAGGAAGGAGGCCCAGCGCGGGTGGGCCGGGAGGATCCCGCGGTGCAGCATGTCGGGGTTGGTGAGGACGTAGTTCGCGTACTGGCGCACCCACTCGCGTTCCTCCACCGGGGTGTCGCCGTCGTACACGGCCGGGCGGATCGCGTTGCCCAGCGGACCGGCCAGCTCCCGCACGGCGCGCCGCTGGTCGGCCGCCAGGGCCTTGGTGGGGGCCAGGTACAGGGCGGTCGCGCCACGCCCGTTCGGGGCCTCGGCGCCGTCCGCGAGGGCCGAGAGCACGGGCGCGAGGTAGGCCAGCGATTTGCCCGAGGCGGTGCCCGTGGCGACGACCACGGACTCGCCGTCGAGGGCGTGCTCGGCGGCCGCGGCCTGGTGTTCCCACGGATGTTCGATCCCGGCGGCCTGGATGGCGGCTACGACATCAGTTCGGATGCGATCCGGCCAGACTGCATGACGACCCTCCCGAGGGGGCAAGTGCTCCGTATGGGTGATGCGCGCAGACCGGGAAGACCCCCGTGACAGCCGGTCCAGGACCGTGCCGGGGGAGGGTCGGGCGTCCTCGGGTGCCGTGGGCCGACCGGGACGGTGAGTGTTGGCCATTGGAACCGAGTGTGTCACCGGCGTGCGGGACAATGGTCCCAAGGCGTCGTGCGCGCCTGCCGGTAAGTGATTGAATGCCATCGCGGCAGCCAATCCCTCGCCTACCTTCGGGTGGGGAGGCCCCTGGGGGGCGCCGCTCGATAGCAAGGTGCTGGAGGATCCGTGGACCTGTCCCTGTCGACTCGCACTGTCGGCGACCGTACGGTCGTGGAGGTCGGTGGCGAGATTGATGTGTATACCGCGCCCAAGCTGCGCGAGCAGTTGGTCGAGTTGGTGAACGACGGCAGCTACCACCTGGTTGTCGACATGGAGCGAGTGGACTTCCTCGACTCCACCGGACTTGGTGTGCTCGTGGGAGGCCTCAAGCGCGTCCGCGCGCACGAGGGCTCGCTGCGTCTGGTCTGCAACCAGGAGCGCATCCTGAAGATCTTCCGAATCACCGGTCTGACCAAGGTGTTCCCGATCCACACCTCGGTGGAGGAAGCGGTCAGCGCCACCGACTGACCGACCGACGGCTCTCGGCGGCGAACGGCCGATGAGGAGCGGGGGGTACCGGGCCACAGGTGGTCCGGGCCCCTGTAAGGCACGCCCGTAGTCCGAGGGGGACGCGCATGGCCACCGTTGAACTGCGCTTCAGCGCCCAGCCCGAACACGTCCGGACGGCCCGCCTGGTCGCGGCCGCCGTGGCGCGCCGGGCCGGTGTGGAGGAAGCCGTCCTCGACGAGGTCCGCCTCGCCGTGGGCGAGGCCTGCTCGCGCGCCGTCGGACTGCACCGCAGCAACGGGCTGACCGCGCCCGTCCGGGTGGTGCTGACCGAGGAGGAGAAGGTGTTCTCCATCGAGGTCGGCGACGAAGTGCCCGGACCGGCCGGCGGTCCGTCCGCCGGCATGCCCGGGATCGAGGCGGTCCTGGACCCGGACATCGAGGGTGAGGACGAGATGGGCCTGGCCGTGATCAGCGGCCTGGTCGACGACGTCGAGGTCATCAGCGGGGAGACCGGCGGAACCATCCGGATGAGGTGGCCCGTTTCGGGGACCTCCGAGCTGGCGTAGGCCGTCAGGGGCTCGCGCAGCCGCCCCGGTCGCATCCGGAGCGGCGGCCGACCCGGTCCCGTCGCCCCGGCCCGGTCCGTCGCGCCCCGGCGCGTCACGGTCCGGGCTTTGCCATGCCCTGACGCCTGCCTTGCCCCGAGCCATGCCCAGAGGCCATGCCCTGACGCCACGCCACGCCCTGATCCGGTGCCCGCGGTCGCGCAGCCCCCGGCGCGCCGGGGGCTGCGGTGAGTTTCGGCGCGGGGTCGTCTGGCGGCGGGAGGCCGGGTGGGTGCCGGGAAAGCGGGGGAGGCCCCGGACGGGCGGCTTCCGGGAGGGAACGGCCGCGCGTGCCGACGTATCATCTGATCTTATTCAAGGCCCTGCCGAGCAGGGCCTTTTCTGTCGTCGTAGATCAATTGCGGCGCCGCTCCCCCAGAATTCCTAGATCGATGACGAGGCGTCAATGCCTTTGCCCCATTACTACTTTCGGGGGTAATGGAGTGACCGGATCTATTGGTGAGGAGCATGTGCAGGCCAATTCCGTTTCCTGCGTACTGTTTTGATCGGGTCGCGCTCCCTACAATCCGTCCACATCTTGAGCTCATGACGTCAAGGAGGACGAATGACGGGGCTCTTCACCCCCATTGCGCCCGGTCGCACCACTGACCTGGCATCCGCAGTACTCACCGATGACAACCGGCTCATCGTGATCGTCATCGCGGGCGTGGCCATCGCCGCGCTCGTCGTCGCGCAGATCCTGGTCCGCCAGGTCCTCGCCGCCGACGAGGGAACCGACTCCATGAAGGAGATCGCAGCCGCCGTCCAGGAAGGCGCCAACGCCTACCTCGGACGTCAGCTGCGCACCCTCGGCATCTTCGCCGTCGTCGTGTTCTTCCTGCTCTTCCTGCTCCCCGCCGACGACTGGACGCAGCGGGCGGGACGTTCCGCCTTCTTCCTCGTCGGCGCCCTCTTCTCCGCCGCGACCGGCTACATCGGCATGCGCCTCGCGGTGCGCGCCAACGTCCGCGTCGCCGCGGCCGCGAGAGAGGCCACCCCCGCCGAGGGCGAGCCCGCCAAGGACCTGACCGAGGTCTCCCACAAGGCCATGCGGATCGCGTTCCGCACCGGCGGCGTGGTGGGCATGTTCACGGTCGGCCTCGGCCTGCTCGGCGCCTCCTGCGTCGTGCTCGTCTACGCCGCCGACGCCCCCAAGGTCCTGGAGGGCTTCGGCCTCGGCGCCGCCCTGATCGCCATGTTCATGCGCGTGGGCGGCGGCATCTTCACCAAGGCCGCCGACGTCGGCGCCGACCTGGTCGGCAAGGTCGAGCAGGGCATTCCGGAGGACGACCCGCGCAATGCCGCGACCATCGCCGACAACGTGGGCGACAACGTCGGAGACTGCGCGGGAATGGCCGCCGACCTCTTCGAGTCCTACGCCGTCACCCTCGTGGCGGCCCTGATCCTCGGCAAGGCCGCCTTCGGCGACCTGGGCCTGGCCTTCCCGCTGATCGTCCCCGCCATCGGGGTCGTCACGGCGATGATCGGCATCTTCGCGGTCTCCCCGCGGCGCACCGACCGCAGCGGCATGACCGCCATCAACCGCGGCTTCTTCATCTCCGCCGTCATCTCGCTGGTGCTCGTCGCGATCGCCGTCTACGCGTACCTGCCGGCCACCTACAAGGAGCTCGCCGGCGTCGACGACGCCGCGATCGCCAACCACTCCGGCGACCCGCGCGTCCTGGCCCTGATCGCCGTCGCCATCGGCATCGTGCTCGCGGCCCTGATCCAGCAGCTCACCGGCTACTTCACCGAGACCAACCGCCGTCCGGTCCGGGACATCGGCAAGTCCTCCCTGACGGGAGCCGCCACCGTCGTCCTCGCCGGCATCTCGGTGGGCCTGGAGTCCGCCGTCTACACGGCGCTGCTCATCGGCCTCGGCGTCTACGGGGCGTTCCTGCTCGGCGGCACCTCGATCATGCTGGCGCTCTTCGCCGTCGCGCTGGCCGGCACCGGCCTGCTCACCACGGTCGGCGTCATCGTCGCCATGGACACCTTCGGGCCCGTCTCCGACAACGCCCAGGGCATCGCGGAGATGTCCGGCGACGTCCAGGGCGCCGGCGCGCAGGTGCTGACCGACCTGGACGCGGTGGGCAACACCACCAAGGCCATCACCAAGGGCATCGCCATCGCCACCGCCGTGCTCGCCGCGGCCGCGCTCTTCGGCTCGTACAACGACGCCATCGCCAACGCGGTCAAGTCCGTCGGCGCGGACACCAAGTCGATGAACCTCAGCCTGGACATCGCGCAGCCCAACAACCTCGTCGGCCTGATCCTGGGCGCCGCGGTCGTGTTCCTGTTCTCGGGCCTCGCCATCAACGCCGTCGCCCGCTCGGCCGGCGCGGTGGTCTACGAGGTGCGCCGCCAGTTCCGGGAGCACCCGGGGATCATGGACTACACCGAGAAGCCCGAGTACGGGCGCGTCGTGGACATCTGCACCAAGGACGCGCTGCGCGAACTCGCCACGCCCGGCCTGCTCGCCGTCCTCACACCGATCGCCGTCGGGTTCTCGCTCGGCGTCGGCGCGCTCGGCTCGTTCCTCGCCGGAGCCATCGGCTGCGGCACCCTGATGGCGGTCTTCCTCGCCAACTCCGGTGGCGCGTGGGACAACGCGAAGAAGCTCGTCGAGGACGGGCACCACGGCGGCAAGGGCAGCGAGGCCCACGCGGCCGTGGTCATCGGCGACACGGTCGGCGACCCGTTCAAGGACACCGCCGGTCCGGCCATCAACCCGCTGCTCAAGGTCATGAACCTGGTGGCCCTGCTGATCGCCCCGGCGATCGTGCAGTTCAGCTACGGCACGGACGCCAGCGCGACCGTGCGGGCGATCGTCGCGGTCCTCGCGATCGGCGTCATCGTCGGTGCGGTCTACGTCTCCAAGCGCCGCGGCATCGCGGTCGGTGACGACGGCGAAGGCGAGGGCGAGGGCGGGAGCGCTCCGGCCGAGCGGGTGGGCCAGCAGGCCGACCCGGCGGCGGTGATCTCCTCCTGAGGCCGTGAGGCCTTGAGGACCTGACGGGTATTCGCATACCACGGTCGGACTCGATCGTACGCCCGAATGGCGGACAGGCGGCGCGGACTGACGCGCCGTCCGTCCGCCTTTGCGTTTCCCGGATGGCGGGCGTGTATCTTCCGGGCCGAGAGTCTTCGAAGGGACCAATCCGGTGAACAAGAAGCTTGCGGCCGCCATGGCGGGCAGTGCGGTGCTGATGCTCGTCCTGTCCGGCTGCGGCGGGGACGACGGCGACAAGAAGACCGACGCCTGGGCGAAGAAGGTCTGCGACAGCTGGCAGCCAGAGCTCAAGAAGATCGAGCAGGCCAACGCTGACATCAAGCGGGTGGCCACCGAGAGCAGCAAGCCCGAGGAGGTCCAGTCGACCGACTCGGCGGCCTTCGGGACCATGTCCGAGTCGTACAAGTCGATGGGTACGGCCCTGCAGGGGGCGGGTGTTCCGCCGGTCAAGGACGGCGAGAAGA contains these protein-coding regions:
- a CDS encoding small secreted protein, which translates into the protein MNKKLAAAMAGSAVLMLVLSGCGGDDGDKKTDAWAKKVCDSWQPELKKIEQANADIKRVATESSKPEEVQSTDSAAFGTMSESYKSMGTALQGAGVPPVKDGEKTQSAAVKGFEATSQGYTALKTKMDALDPKDQGKFAEGLKDVAGGLEEATKGGKEALDQLKAGGLDKSMNSQKGCQVTTPSPSKS